In the Carassius gibelio isolate Cgi1373 ecotype wild population from Czech Republic chromosome A2, carGib1.2-hapl.c, whole genome shotgun sequence genome, one interval contains:
- the LOC128024369 gene encoding forkhead box protein F2-like isoform X1, with the protein MTTESSQQQLDPPAPIRSSPASSAMHSALQSTQPAVESTAATGTKGKKSNSGMRRPEKPPYSYIALIVMAIQSSPTKRLTLSEIYQFLQARFPFFRGSYQGWKNSVRHNLSLNECFIKLPKGLGRPGKGHYWTIDPGSEFMFEEGSFRRRPRGFRRKCQALKPMYRMMNGIGFGASMLPQNFDFQSPSASLACHTNSYNLDMMSNPVPGVHTGYDGLSTAGHHVSHMSPSSGSTYMTACQVAPNGEYGPENSNSPLHSPPAMSGSLECHSPYGAASAHWASSGVSPYIKQQPLASSSPNSSGLHSSMPPYSLEQGYLHHNGRESADISAGMSRYQSHSSPVCDRKDFVLNFNGITSFHPSSSGSYYHHQLHHQGVCQDVKPCIM; encoded by the exons ATGACGACCGAGAGCTCTCAGCAGCAGCTGGACCCGCCGGCTCCCATCAGATCCAGCCCCGCATCCAGTGCCATGCACTCGGCGCTTCAGAGCACGCAGCCCGCGGTGGAGAGCACAGCTGCGACCGGCACCAAGGGCAAGAAGTCCAACTCGGGCATGAGACGACCCGAAAAACCGCCGTACTCCTATATCGCCCTCATAGTCATGGCGATACAGAGCTCTCCGACCAAAAGGTTAACGCTGAGCGAAATCTATCAGTTCCTCCAAGCGCGTTTCCCGTTTTTCAGGGGTTCCTACCAAGGCTGGAAAAATTCCGTCAGACACAATTTGTCTCTCAACGAGTGCTTCATCAAACTTCCCAAAGGCCTCGGGCGACCGGGCAAAGGCCACTACTGGACCATCGACCCCGGGAGCGAGTTCATGTTCGAGGAGGGCTCTTTCCGACGCAGGCCCCGTGGTTTCCGAAGGAAATGCCAGGCTCTCAAACCGATGTACCGCATGATGAACGGCATCGGCTTCGGCGCTTCGATGCTGCCCCAAAACTTCGACTTCCAGTCGCCCTCCGCGTCCCTGGCCTGCCACACCAACAGCTACAACCTGGACATGATGAGCAACCCTGTGCCCGGCGTTCACACGGGTTACGATGGCCTCAGCACAGCAGGTCATCATGTCTCACACATGTCGCCCAGCTCGGGCTCTACATACATGACGGCATGCCAAGTCGCTCCCAACGGCGAGTACGGCCCGGAAAACAGCAACAGTCCGCTGCACTCTCCGCCGGCCATGAGCGGCTCTCTGGAGTGTCACTCTCCGTACGGAGCCGCCTCGGCGCACTGGGCTTCTTCAGGTGTGTCTCCTTACATTAAACAGCAGCCGCTGGCCTCCAGCAGCCCAAACTCCTCCGGATTACACTCCAGCATGCCCCCTTATTCTCTGGAGCAGGGCTATCTGCATCACAACGGCCGAGAGTCGGCAGACATCTCAG cAGGAATGTCTCGATACCAGTCCCACTCATCGCCAGTCTGTGACAGAAAAGACTTTGTGCTGAACTTCAACGGTATAACGTCGTTTCATCCATCCAGCAGTGGATCCTACTATCATCATCAGCTGCATCACCAAGGAGTCTGTCAAGATGTAAAGCCATGCATCATGTAA
- the LOC128024369 gene encoding forkhead box protein F2-like isoform X2, whose amino-acid sequence MTTESSQQQLDPPAPIRSSPASSAMHSALQSTQPAVESTAATGTKGKKSNSGMRRPEKPPYSYIALIVMAIQSSPTKRLTLSEIYQFLQARFPFFRGSYQGWKNSVRHNLSLNECFIKLPKGLGRPGKGHYWTIDPGSEFMFEEGSFRRRPRGFRRKCQALKPMYRMMNGIGFGASMLPQNFDFQSPSASLACHTNSYNLDMMSNPVPGVHTGYDGLSTAGHHVSHMSPSSGSTYMTACQVAPNGEYGPENSNSPLHSPPAMSGSLECHSPYGAASAHWASSGVSPYIKQQPLASSSPNSSGLHSSMPPYSLEQGYLHHNGRESADISGMSRYQSHSSPVCDRKDFVLNFNGITSFHPSSSGSYYHHQLHHQGVCQDVKPCIM is encoded by the exons ATGACGACCGAGAGCTCTCAGCAGCAGCTGGACCCGCCGGCTCCCATCAGATCCAGCCCCGCATCCAGTGCCATGCACTCGGCGCTTCAGAGCACGCAGCCCGCGGTGGAGAGCACAGCTGCGACCGGCACCAAGGGCAAGAAGTCCAACTCGGGCATGAGACGACCCGAAAAACCGCCGTACTCCTATATCGCCCTCATAGTCATGGCGATACAGAGCTCTCCGACCAAAAGGTTAACGCTGAGCGAAATCTATCAGTTCCTCCAAGCGCGTTTCCCGTTTTTCAGGGGTTCCTACCAAGGCTGGAAAAATTCCGTCAGACACAATTTGTCTCTCAACGAGTGCTTCATCAAACTTCCCAAAGGCCTCGGGCGACCGGGCAAAGGCCACTACTGGACCATCGACCCCGGGAGCGAGTTCATGTTCGAGGAGGGCTCTTTCCGACGCAGGCCCCGTGGTTTCCGAAGGAAATGCCAGGCTCTCAAACCGATGTACCGCATGATGAACGGCATCGGCTTCGGCGCTTCGATGCTGCCCCAAAACTTCGACTTCCAGTCGCCCTCCGCGTCCCTGGCCTGCCACACCAACAGCTACAACCTGGACATGATGAGCAACCCTGTGCCCGGCGTTCACACGGGTTACGATGGCCTCAGCACAGCAGGTCATCATGTCTCACACATGTCGCCCAGCTCGGGCTCTACATACATGACGGCATGCCAAGTCGCTCCCAACGGCGAGTACGGCCCGGAAAACAGCAACAGTCCGCTGCACTCTCCGCCGGCCATGAGCGGCTCTCTGGAGTGTCACTCTCCGTACGGAGCCGCCTCGGCGCACTGGGCTTCTTCAGGTGTGTCTCCTTACATTAAACAGCAGCCGCTGGCCTCCAGCAGCCCAAACTCCTCCGGATTACACTCCAGCATGCCCCCTTATTCTCTGGAGCAGGGCTATCTGCATCACAACGGCCGAGAGTCGGCAGACATCTCAG GAATGTCTCGATACCAGTCCCACTCATCGCCAGTCTGTGACAGAAAAGACTTTGTGCTGAACTTCAACGGTATAACGTCGTTTCATCCATCCAGCAGTGGATCCTACTATCATCATCAGCTGCATCACCAAGGAGTCTGTCAAGATGTAAAGCCATGCATCATGTAA